The following proteins are encoded in a genomic region of Micromonospora olivasterospora:
- a CDS encoding helix-turn-helix domain-containing protein — MTDPQTFGARLRAHRERAGKTRPVLGGLVGRSAEWVKALENGRLLPPRLPMLLRLAEVLDISDLADLTGGQSLPVASVTRAGHADVDNVAASMQRTTVPVGEPASVDTLRGLVDQAWALWHRSTTERTAVAAVLPGLLAEAQRSARRLDGLARRQALVELARVYHLAQLYVAHQPHPELVWLAADRAMLAAQDADAPAAIAVAAWYYAHVYRGANQVDAAEQVLVDAAGLVDPAAGGEQLARWGQVQLGIALGHSKAGRAGQAWRAWDAADEAANRLGSGYAHPWLMFGPAACTAYAVTIETDLCRPGEAVRRADTANYRALPSQTRRAAALIDAARAHMLDRGEVATMHLLGRALRESVDTVRHNPYARTVALELSNRPGTVGEDARELALAIGVMG, encoded by the coding sequence ATGACCGATCCCCAGACCTTCGGTGCGCGCCTACGCGCCCACCGCGAACGCGCAGGGAAGACCCGCCCCGTCCTCGGTGGACTCGTCGGCCGTAGCGCCGAATGGGTCAAGGCCCTGGAGAACGGCCGTCTTCTCCCGCCCCGGCTACCCATGCTGCTCCGCCTGGCCGAGGTGCTGGACATCTCCGACCTCGCGGACCTGACCGGCGGCCAGTCCCTGCCGGTGGCATCCGTAACCCGCGCCGGCCACGCCGACGTGGACAACGTCGCCGCCTCCATGCAGCGCACCACCGTGCCCGTCGGCGAGCCGGCATCTGTCGACACCCTGCGTGGCCTGGTCGATCAGGCATGGGCGCTGTGGCATCGGTCCACCACTGAGCGCACGGCCGTCGCCGCAGTGCTTCCCGGGCTGCTGGCCGAGGCGCAACGCAGCGCCCGCCGGCTGGACGGCCTGGCCCGCCGGCAGGCGCTGGTCGAGTTGGCGCGCGTCTACCACCTCGCGCAGTTGTACGTCGCCCACCAGCCGCATCCAGAGTTGGTGTGGCTCGCCGCTGACCGGGCGATGCTTGCCGCTCAGGACGCCGACGCCCCGGCCGCGATCGCCGTAGCCGCCTGGTACTACGCCCACGTCTACCGCGGCGCGAACCAGGTAGACGCCGCCGAGCAGGTGCTCGTCGATGCCGCCGGCCTGGTTGACCCAGCCGCGGGTGGGGAGCAGTTGGCGCGGTGGGGGCAGGTGCAGCTCGGCATTGCGCTGGGGCACAGCAAGGCCGGCCGGGCTGGGCAGGCGTGGCGTGCGTGGGACGCCGCCGACGAGGCCGCGAACCGGCTCGGCAGCGGGTACGCGCACCCCTGGCTGATGTTCGGGCCGGCCGCCTGCACGGCGTACGCGGTCACCATCGAGACGGACCTGTGTCGGCCGGGTGAGGCCGTCCGGCGGGCCGATACGGCGAACTACCGGGCATTGCCCTCGCAGACGCGTCGGGCTGCCGCCCTGATCGATGCCGCTCGGGCGCACATGCTGGATCGAGGTGAGGTCGCCACGATGCATCTGCTCGGCCGCGCGCTGCGAGAGAGCGTCGACACGGTGCGGCACAACCCATACGCCCGCACGGTCGCGCTGGAACTGTCGAACCGGCCGGGCACGGTCGGAGAGGATGCGCGGGAGTTGGCGCTTGCGATCGGGGTGATGGGGTAG
- a CDS encoding ROK family protein: MAGPAAVLGVDVGGTKVALRAEVAVAGSLRAEEVAVGGSGVAEAGGRAGGRTLTWPGDGGADADVAALAAAVAALRAESGLPIAAVGVAMPATPDPAGRVTVWPGRPSWAGLRLDETLRRLFPGSRTAWADDGDLAALAEARHVGAEDVVYLGVGTGVGGGVVLGGRPLPAAGLATPEIGHMVIDLDGPRCDCGRTGCLQAIASGPATLRRARAARGAEVGFAELRDGLRQNVAWAREAVRPGVTALAAAVVSLGELVDPAVVVLGGGFAAGLPGLVGLVERDVARLARPGRPAPAVRAAALGGLSSLHGAVALARTLSGPVTS, translated from the coding sequence CTGGCCGGGCCCGCGGCTGTCCTCGGGGTCGACGTCGGCGGCACGAAGGTCGCCCTGCGCGCCGAGGTCGCCGTAGCCGGGAGCCTGCGCGCCGAGGAGGTCGCGGTAGGCGGGAGCGGCGTCGCGGAGGCCGGCGGGCGGGCGGGCGGGCGGACCCTGACCTGGCCCGGCGACGGCGGCGCGGACGCCGACGTGGCGGCGCTGGCCGCGGCGGTCGCGGCGCTGCGCGCGGAGTCCGGGCTGCCGATCGCGGCGGTCGGGGTGGCGATGCCCGCCACCCCCGACCCGGCCGGCCGGGTGACCGTCTGGCCGGGCCGCCCGAGCTGGGCGGGCCTGCGGCTCGACGAGACGCTGCGGCGGCTGTTCCCGGGCAGCCGGACGGCCTGGGCCGACGACGGCGACCTCGCGGCGCTGGCCGAGGCGCGGCACGTCGGCGCGGAGGACGTCGTCTACCTCGGGGTCGGCACGGGCGTGGGCGGGGGCGTGGTGCTCGGCGGCCGGCCGCTGCCCGCGGCGGGCCTGGCCACCCCCGAGATCGGCCACATGGTGATCGACCTCGACGGGCCGCGCTGCGACTGCGGCCGCACCGGCTGCCTCCAGGCCATCGCCTCCGGCCCGGCCACGCTGCGCCGCGCCCGCGCCGCGCGGGGCGCCGAGGTGGGCTTCGCGGAGCTGCGCGACGGGCTGCGGCAGAACGTCGCGTGGGCCCGCGAGGCGGTACGCCCCGGCGTGACCGCGCTCGCGGCGGCCGTGGTCAGCCTCGGCGAGCTGGTCGACCCTGCGGTGGTGGTGCTGGGCGGCGGTTTCGCCGCCGGGCTGCCCGGCCTCGTCGGGCTCGTCGAGCGGGACGTGGCCCGGCTGGCCCGGCCGGGCCGTCCGGCGCCGGCCGTGCGGGCCGCCGCCCTGGGCGGGCTCTCCTCGCTGCACGGCGCGGTGGCCCTGGCCCGGACCCTGTCCGGGCCCGTGACCTCCTGA
- a CDS encoding acetylserotonin O-methyltransferase, whose translation MNDLDLTPLPLMQLSSGFSSFKTFAAAVELSLFTRLADGRTMSVSEAAAEFGLPHRPADLLLTACASLGLLERRGDGYGNTALAEKFLVEGRPYYFGGLVRFYDKREYPAWDRVLDALRTDKPTAWDPEVQDSPFVAEDAQMLQLFWDAMHCISTFTARTLGEVYDFGRHSRLLDVGGGSGAFPIELCRHYAHLSATVYDLPHVCPIADSKIADAGLSGRITTVAGDFLRDAALPTGYDVILYSMIMHDWGEDTDRELLRRAYEALAPGGVVIISELMLSADRTGPAEAALMGMNMLIETTAGKNYSETEYMNWLQDAKFSDIRTLPFVAAGANGVVIGVKD comes from the coding sequence ATGAATGATCTGGATCTGACTCCCCTGCCGTTGATGCAGCTGAGTAGTGGTTTCTCGAGCTTCAAGACCTTCGCCGCCGCAGTGGAGTTGAGTCTGTTCACCCGGCTCGCCGACGGTCGGACGATGAGCGTGTCGGAGGCGGCTGCCGAGTTCGGACTACCGCATCGTCCGGCGGATCTGCTGCTCACCGCTTGCGCCTCGCTGGGATTGCTGGAGAGGCGCGGTGACGGGTACGGAAACACCGCACTCGCCGAGAAGTTCCTGGTCGAAGGACGCCCCTACTATTTCGGTGGGTTGGTACGGTTCTACGACAAGCGCGAGTACCCGGCGTGGGATCGTGTTCTCGATGCGCTTCGGACGGACAAGCCGACCGCCTGGGACCCGGAGGTCCAAGACTCTCCGTTCGTGGCCGAGGACGCGCAGATGCTGCAGTTGTTCTGGGACGCGATGCACTGCATCTCGACATTCACCGCCCGTACTCTCGGTGAGGTCTACGACTTCGGCAGGCACTCCCGTCTGCTGGATGTTGGGGGCGGCTCCGGAGCGTTCCCGATCGAGCTGTGCCGCCATTACGCGCACCTGTCGGCGACGGTGTACGACCTGCCCCACGTGTGCCCGATCGCTGATTCGAAGATCGCCGATGCCGGACTGAGTGGACGGATCACCACGGTTGCCGGGGATTTCCTGCGCGACGCCGCGCTGCCTACGGGCTACGACGTGATCCTGTACAGCATGATCATGCACGACTGGGGCGAGGACACCGACCGGGAACTGCTGCGCCGCGCTTACGAGGCACTGGCACCCGGCGGTGTGGTCATCATCAGCGAACTGATGCTCAGTGCCGACCGCACCGGCCCCGCCGAGGCCGCCCTGATGGGTATGAACATGCTCATCGAGACCACGGCCGGCAAGAACTACTCCGAAACCGAGTACATGAACTGGCTACAGGATGCCAAGTTCTCCGACATCCGTACCCTGCCGTTCGTCGCGGCCGGCGCGAACGGGGTCGTCATCGGCGTCAAGGACTGA
- a CDS encoding terpene synthase family protein, translating to MSVPPSPDVFGRPFVVPELLTGLEPQFHPQTAEMERRIDAWTRPYLERMGFDEQAIAAFLARRQPWWLILIYPHGVPDRLVAMARLIQFMCAFDDLTDRLDAEEVSERTASLAKRLVSLSSSSSTPDLDPLTGMLADAWTSVTSDMTAGQMARLTAALKEFVEAELRGIEMADAGDIFRFEDYRRFRRFNVGTPVYVRVADFVLGLPFPEEFFTDPDVVEALALVSEHTAFVNDLLSFGKEIACGHWQTNALAVWHVAEGLDLQASVDQLAAHLRKLQQELALRSNRIREGRWAGLEGLESYLTELSLMVAGDVLFEFATSRYRGDGFVWDGITSGIATYHRSHFDIRKLPQAEQQDPLPARVL from the coding sequence ATGTCCGTTCCGCCCAGCCCCGATGTCTTCGGACGCCCTTTCGTCGTACCGGAACTGCTTACCGGGCTGGAGCCGCAGTTCCACCCCCAAACCGCCGAGATGGAGCGGAGGATCGACGCGTGGACTCGCCCCTATCTGGAACGAATGGGGTTCGATGAGCAGGCGATCGCCGCATTTCTCGCGCGACGCCAGCCCTGGTGGCTGATCCTCATATACCCTCACGGCGTTCCCGACCGTCTGGTCGCCATGGCCAGGCTCATCCAGTTCATGTGTGCCTTCGACGACCTGACCGACCGGTTGGACGCCGAGGAGGTGTCGGAGCGCACCGCCAGCCTCGCAAAGCGGTTGGTCTCCCTTTCGTCCAGCTCGTCGACCCCGGACCTGGACCCCCTTACCGGGATGCTGGCCGATGCGTGGACGTCCGTCACCTCGGACATGACCGCAGGGCAGATGGCCCGGCTCACAGCCGCCCTGAAGGAGTTCGTCGAAGCCGAACTGCGCGGCATCGAAATGGCAGACGCCGGCGACATCTTCCGGTTCGAAGACTACCGACGCTTCAGACGGTTCAATGTCGGCACACCGGTCTATGTGCGAGTGGCGGATTTCGTTCTCGGGTTGCCGTTCCCGGAGGAGTTCTTCACGGACCCTGACGTCGTTGAAGCGCTGGCGCTCGTCTCGGAGCACACCGCGTTCGTCAACGACCTGCTGTCCTTCGGCAAGGAGATTGCCTGTGGCCACTGGCAGACCAACGCGCTGGCCGTGTGGCACGTGGCCGAGGGACTCGACCTCCAGGCGTCCGTGGACCAGCTTGCAGCACATCTGCGCAAGCTCCAACAGGAGTTGGCACTACGCTCGAACCGCATCCGCGAGGGGCGGTGGGCGGGCCTCGAAGGGCTGGAGAGTTACCTCACCGAACTCAGCCTGATGGTCGCCGGCGACGTCCTCTTCGAGTTCGCCACATCCCGCTACCGGGGAGACGGCTTCGTCTGGGACGGAATCACCTCCGGCATTGCGACCTACCATCGCAGCCACTTCGATATCAGAAAACTTCCGCAGGCCGAACAGCAGGATCCACTGCCCGCACGCGTACTTTGA
- a CDS encoding HAD-IA family hydrolase, translating to MSARLGRAAGRVRSLLDILGVLGLFDHVIGSDEVARPKPAPDIVLQALRLMDVPPSQAMMVGDAVTDLMSGREAGATTVATTWHGGDVGALLAAGPDLVAHAPGDLLVHCPAALVS from the coding sequence GTGAGCGCCCGACTCGGCCGCGCTGCGGGCCGCGTGCGGTCGCTGCTCGACATCCTCGGGGTGCTGGGGCTGTTCGACCACGTCATCGGGTCGGACGAGGTGGCCCGCCCGAAGCCGGCGCCGGACATCGTGTTGCAGGCGCTGCGGCTGATGGACGTGCCACCGTCGCAGGCCATGATGGTCGGGGACGCGGTGACCGACCTGATGAGTGGTCGGGAGGCGGGGGCCACGACGGTGGCCACGACGTGGCACGGCGGGGATGTGGGTGCGTTGTTGGCAGCTGGGCCGGATCTGGTGGCGCATGCGCCGGGGGATCTGCTCGTGCACTGCCCGGCGGCGCTCGTCTCCTGA
- the uppS gene encoding polyprenyl diphosphate synthase yields MSEQKPLGRLQGQSFDLPEHVAVILDGNRRWAQRHGLPAVEGYRRGAVQVGNLWDWCEELGIGYVTVWAFSLDNLRRSDEAVRALLEVIATGLRELADQRRWRIRPIGALEALPDRTQELLSEIAADTADIQGVVANVAIAYDGRQEIAQAARALMNEHSSGAVSPGRAVPGPVVDESGLARHLYTAGQPDPDLVIRTSGEQRLSGFMPWQTAYAEYHFVPVCWPDFTRGDFDDALSVYAKRQRRSGL; encoded by the coding sequence ATGAGCGAGCAGAAACCGTTGGGCAGACTGCAGGGTCAGAGTTTTGATCTGCCGGAACATGTGGCCGTCATCCTCGACGGCAATCGGCGCTGGGCGCAGCGTCACGGGCTGCCCGCTGTCGAGGGGTACCGGCGGGGCGCGGTGCAAGTCGGTAACTTGTGGGACTGGTGCGAGGAGTTGGGCATCGGTTATGTGACCGTGTGGGCGTTTTCGTTGGACAATCTGCGCCGGTCCGATGAGGCGGTGCGGGCGCTTCTTGAGGTCATCGCAACTGGGCTTCGGGAACTTGCCGATCAGCGGCGTTGGCGGATCCGACCCATCGGCGCACTGGAGGCCCTGCCCGATCGCACCCAGGAACTGCTGTCCGAAATAGCGGCCGATACCGCTGACATACAAGGCGTGGTGGCGAATGTGGCAATCGCCTACGACGGACGCCAGGAGATCGCGCAGGCGGCCCGCGCCCTGATGAATGAGCACTCTTCCGGTGCCGTGTCACCGGGGAGGGCCGTGCCCGGTCCGGTGGTGGACGAATCGGGGCTGGCCCGGCACCTGTATACGGCGGGGCAGCCGGACCCCGATCTGGTCATACGCACGTCGGGGGAGCAACGGCTGTCCGGCTTCATGCCCTGGCAGACGGCGTATGCGGAATACCACTTCGTACCCGTGTGCTGGCCCGACTTCACCCGAGGGGACTTCGACGACGCTCTGTCCGTGTATGCCAAACGCCAGCGCCGCAGCGGTCTGTGA
- a CDS encoding cytochrome P450, with protein sequence MSDRLKEVPYLPRKLPFLGHLPGMARDPFGFFDRAARHGPLVRVRLGPKAAWVVNDPALLRHMLVAGHGDFDKGGGVVEAFIKLWGGNGGLAACPHEAHRVARPLMQPAFHPSRIPGYNRQMVRNATEIVGRWRPGQVVDIDREMTRLTTKTLTNSLFTDPVSVRCVDQFQHDLPIISSGLLARTILPAYGRLPLPANRRYREAQARTRSAIDSMIRHRREDPGDYGDLFSLLLVRGPDGTVALSDEEVQGHIWSFMIGGIDTTAALLAWTLSLLVRHPHWYTRVEKEIDTVLDGAPPSHADLARLPQLQRVLTETLRLYPPGWVVSRVTRARTALGGYRIPEGAELYFSIRTLLRDPTIYADPDRFDPDRWLQERCTREQREAYLPFGAGARKCIGDTFALAEAASTLAVLLQRWRVEPVAGSQATLKVGVVLHPKGLRLRVTPRTPTRPLRSETEDPVPARGQEGSAGTPHETGQGS encoded by the coding sequence ATGAGCGATCGGCTGAAGGAAGTCCCCTATCTGCCGAGGAAACTGCCGTTCCTGGGGCACCTGCCGGGAATGGCCCGCGACCCCTTCGGTTTCTTCGACAGAGCAGCTCGGCACGGCCCTCTGGTCCGCGTCAGACTCGGCCCCAAGGCCGCCTGGGTAGTAAATGACCCCGCCCTGCTACGGCACATGCTGGTCGCCGGTCACGGCGACTTCGACAAAGGGGGCGGGGTCGTCGAGGCGTTTATCAAGCTGTGGGGCGGAAACGGCGGCCTCGCGGCGTGCCCGCACGAGGCGCACCGGGTCGCAAGGCCGCTGATGCAGCCCGCTTTCCACCCCAGCCGAATACCGGGTTACAACCGGCAGATGGTGCGCAACGCGACGGAAATCGTCGGGCGGTGGCGACCGGGTCAGGTAGTCGACATCGACCGGGAAATGACGCGCCTGACCACGAAAACGCTGACGAACTCGCTGTTCACCGATCCCGTCTCGGTCCGGTGTGTCGATCAGTTCCAGCACGACCTGCCGATCATCAGCTCCGGTCTCCTTGCCAGGACGATCCTGCCGGCCTATGGCCGACTGCCGCTGCCAGCCAATCGCCGATATCGCGAGGCGCAAGCGCGGACGCGCTCGGCCATCGACTCGATGATCCGCCACCGCCGGGAGGATCCAGGTGACTACGGAGACCTGTTCAGCCTGCTTCTGGTACGTGGACCGGACGGCACCGTCGCGCTGAGCGACGAAGAGGTCCAGGGCCACATCTGGAGCTTCATGATCGGAGGCATCGACACCACGGCCGCGCTGCTGGCCTGGACCCTCAGCCTTCTGGTCCGCCATCCGCACTGGTACACCCGGGTGGAGAAGGAGATCGACACGGTGCTCGACGGAGCACCGCCCTCCCATGCCGACCTGGCACGACTGCCCCAGCTACAGCGTGTCCTGACCGAGACACTGCGTCTGTACCCACCGGGCTGGGTGGTCAGCCGGGTGACCCGCGCACGGACCGCGTTGGGCGGCTACCGGATTCCCGAGGGCGCGGAACTCTACTTCAGCATTCGTACGTTGCTCCGTGATCCGACGATCTACGCCGATCCTGACCGGTTCGACCCCGACCGTTGGCTGCAGGAGCGCTGTACACGCGAACAGCGCGAGGCGTACCTCCCCTTCGGAGCCGGAGCCCGCAAGTGCATCGGTGACACCTTTGCCCTGGCCGAGGCCGCCTCGACCCTGGCCGTGCTCTTGCAGCGCTGGCGGGTTGAACCGGTGGCCGGATCGCAGGCCACGCTGAAGGTCGGCGTGGTGCTGCATCCCAAGGGGCTGCGCCTGCGCGTCACCCCAAGAACGCCGACCCGTCCCCTTCGCTCCGAGACCGAGGATCCCGTGCCCGCGCGGGGGCAGGAGGGATCGGCCGGCACCCCGCATGAGACCGGCCAGGGCTCGTGA
- a CDS encoding sensor histidine kinase, translating to MRTGAAAGHRGYYHEAVCYGSDDELLAVATPFLLGGVAAGEPTVVALGTRNAALVRAALPPDSGVTFLPGDGMYPRPTSAIRSYRDLLAAYVRQGARQIRIIGELPPAALGVTWDWWARYESAVNHAYDEFPLWSMCAYDTRTTPAHVLAEVARTHPRHTTPDGRHLPSPTYVEPATYLRESPPAPADPLQATPPQVDLTSPTAAQARAAVQGAARGRLPADDVQDLVVAVSETVSNALRHGRPPVRMRLWAGPDRIVVTVSDGGQGPTDPFAGLLPTGNGAVGGLGLWIAYQSCNHVTSHRGPDGFTLRLTAGNPHFAG from the coding sequence ATGAGGACAGGCGCCGCCGCCGGCCACCGGGGCTACTACCACGAGGCCGTCTGCTATGGCTCCGACGACGAACTGCTCGCCGTCGCCACGCCGTTCCTGCTCGGCGGGGTCGCCGCCGGCGAGCCGACCGTCGTCGCCCTCGGCACGCGCAACGCCGCCCTGGTCCGCGCCGCCCTGCCGCCCGACTCCGGGGTCACCTTCCTGCCCGGCGACGGGATGTACCCGCGGCCGACCTCGGCGATCCGGTCGTACCGGGACCTGCTGGCCGCGTACGTCAGGCAGGGGGCGCGACAGATCCGGATCATCGGCGAGCTGCCGCCGGCCGCGCTGGGCGTGACCTGGGACTGGTGGGCCCGGTACGAGTCGGCCGTCAACCACGCGTACGACGAGTTCCCGCTGTGGAGCATGTGCGCGTACGACACCCGGACGACGCCGGCGCACGTGCTCGCCGAGGTCGCCCGCACCCACCCCCGGCACACCACCCCGGACGGCCGGCACCTGCCCAGCCCGACGTACGTCGAGCCGGCGACGTACCTGCGGGAGAGCCCGCCGGCGCCGGCCGACCCGCTCCAGGCGACGCCGCCGCAGGTGGACCTGACCTCCCCCACGGCGGCGCAGGCCCGCGCCGCGGTGCAGGGCGCGGCCCGGGGGCGGCTGCCCGCCGACGACGTCCAGGATCTGGTGGTCGCGGTCAGCGAGACGGTGAGCAACGCGCTGCGCCACGGCCGGCCGCCCGTGCGGATGCGGCTGTGGGCCGGGCCGGACCGGATCGTGGTGACGGTCAGCGACGGCGGTCAGGGGCCGACGGACCCGTTCGCGGGGCTACTGCCGACCGGCAACGGCGCGGTGGGCGGGCTCGGCCTGTGGATCGCGTACCAGTCCTGCAACCACGTCACGTCGCACCGGGGGCCGGACGGCTTCACGCTGCGGCTCACCGCGGGAAACCCGCACTTCGCCGGGTGA
- a CDS encoding TAXI family TRAP transporter solute-binding subunit produces the protein MPTVTVANLLLVNEDMPDKLAHDLTALLFAHQTDLGAVHPAGRNFDRGSATNTDPVPLHPGASRFYQGG, from the coding sequence GTGCCGACGGTCACCGTGGCGAACCTCCTCCTGGTCAACGAGGACATGCCGGACAAACTGGCGCACGACCTGACAGCGCTGCTGTTCGCGCACCAGACCGACCTGGGTGCGGTGCACCCCGCCGGGCGCAACTTCGACCGGGGCAGTGCGACCAACACCGACCCGGTGCCGCTGCACCCCGGGGCGTCCCGGTTCTACCAGGGCGGATGA
- a CDS encoding cytochrome P450 — protein sequence MARESDRAVIRSGSPIPEAPGAYPLVGHAPYLARNPPPWLAACRQAGPIVRVRLGPRPAYLVCAPELVHRMLVIDVEAFDKGGPILDNARPFVGNGLVTSAHADHRRQRRIMQSAFSPDRIDGYASVFQQESDAMISSWAAGKEIDFLVEAHALVARTLARTLLPEAELPESSWLADKIADFQAGLLIRTALPHPWIRRLPLPANRRFEQARSQLQASARRAIAAARTRPTAGSLVDNLMAARDTDGDALSDQELVDQIITLLLGGTEPTACTLAWAVHLLTQHPDIQMRLQDEMDSVLNGRAVGPEDFRKLRLTRNVLQETLRLYPIVWMMTRVNTQEVTLGGHRFPAGTDFLFSAYQLQHDPAHFPQPERFDPDRWDTPVSASTRQAHIPFGQGRRKCIGDTFGMAEATIALSTILTRWHLRPASNSRVRKRFRSDLSPTELRITPHPRNSRT from the coding sequence ATGGCGCGCGAATCCGACCGCGCAGTGATCCGCTCGGGCTCCCCCATACCCGAGGCTCCGGGGGCGTACCCCCTGGTGGGGCACGCGCCCTACCTGGCGAGGAATCCGCCGCCCTGGCTGGCTGCCTGCCGGCAGGCCGGCCCCATCGTGCGAGTTCGCCTCGGCCCACGACCCGCTTACCTCGTCTGTGCCCCGGAACTGGTGCACCGCATGCTGGTGATTGATGTCGAGGCGTTCGACAAGGGCGGCCCCATCCTGGACAACGCGCGGCCGTTCGTCGGCAACGGGCTGGTGACCTCGGCACACGCGGACCACCGAAGGCAGCGGAGAATCATGCAGTCGGCCTTCAGTCCCGACCGCATCGACGGTTACGCCTCTGTGTTCCAGCAGGAGAGCGACGCCATGATCTCGTCCTGGGCAGCAGGAAAAGAGATCGACTTTCTCGTCGAGGCCCACGCATTGGTCGCGCGGACACTCGCGCGGACCCTGCTGCCCGAAGCCGAGCTGCCCGAGTCCAGCTGGCTCGCGGACAAGATCGCTGACTTCCAGGCCGGACTGCTGATCCGCACCGCCCTGCCTCATCCCTGGATCCGCCGGCTCCCGCTCCCCGCCAACCGGCGCTTCGAGCAGGCCCGAAGCCAACTGCAGGCCTCGGCACGCCGGGCCATCGCAGCGGCTCGCACCCGGCCGACCGCGGGAAGCCTGGTGGACAACCTCATGGCAGCCCGCGATACCGACGGGGACGCCCTCAGCGACCAAGAGTTGGTCGACCAGATCATCACCCTCCTCCTCGGCGGAACGGAACCCACGGCCTGCACCCTTGCCTGGGCCGTACACCTCCTCACCCAGCACCCCGACATCCAAATGCGCCTCCAGGACGAAATGGACAGCGTCCTGAACGGGCGCGCGGTCGGCCCGGAGGACTTCAGAAAGCTCCGGCTGACCCGCAACGTGCTACAGGAGACCCTGCGGCTGTACCCCATCGTCTGGATGATGACCCGGGTCAACACACAAGAGGTCACCCTCGGCGGCCACCGCTTCCCCGCCGGGACCGATTTCCTCTTCAGCGCCTACCAGCTTCAACACGATCCCGCTCACTTTCCCCAACCCGAGCGGTTCGACCCTGACCGCTGGGACACACCCGTCAGCGCCTCCACACGGCAGGCGCACATACCCTTCGGCCAAGGGCGCCGAAAGTGCATCGGCGACACCTTCGGTATGGCAGAAGCAACCATCGCGCTGAGTACGATTTTGACCCGGTGGCATCTCCGTCCGGCGTCCAACAGCCGTGTACGCAAACGCTTCCGCTCAGATCTGAGCCCCACCGAACTACGGATCACTCCACACCCCAGGAATTCCAGGACCTGA
- a CDS encoding DoxX family protein, with translation MQVPLIALSVILAVVFAATAVPKLLGKMDDRMSHLGVSTGLTKVIGALELAGVVGLVLGLYWAPAGIAAAVGLTILMIGAVTYHLRAKDPGNVVALPVAFAAASAAVALLHVLNG, from the coding sequence GTGCAGGTTCCCCTCATCGCCCTCAGCGTCATCCTGGCCGTCGTCTTCGCGGCGACGGCCGTACCCAAGCTCCTCGGCAAGATGGACGACCGGATGAGCCACCTCGGCGTCTCCACGGGGCTCACCAAGGTCATCGGTGCGCTGGAGTTGGCCGGCGTCGTCGGCCTGGTGCTCGGCCTGTACTGGGCGCCCGCCGGGATCGCGGCGGCGGTCGGCCTCACCATCCTGATGATCGGCGCGGTGACCTACCACCTGCGCGCGAAGGACCCGGGCAACGTGGTGGCCCTGCCGGTGGCGTTCGCGGCCGCGTCCGCCGCGGTCGCGCTGCTGCACGTGCTGAACGGCTGA